The following are encoded in a window of Pseudomonas sp. St316 genomic DNA:
- the rpsG gene encoding 30S ribosomal protein S7, which yields MPRRRVAAKREILDDPKYGSQILAKFMNHVMESGKKAVAERIVYGALDKVKERKNSDPLEIFEKALDAIAPLVEVKSRRVGGATYQVPVEVRPSRRNALAMRWLVDFARKRGEKSMALRLAGELLDAAEGKGAAVKKREDVHRMAEANKAFSHYRF from the coding sequence ATGCCAAGACGTCGCGTAGCAGCCAAACGTGAGATTCTGGACGATCCGAAATACGGAAGCCAGATTCTCGCCAAGTTCATGAACCACGTAATGGAAAGCGGCAAGAAAGCCGTTGCCGAGCGTATCGTTTATGGCGCACTGGACAAAGTTAAGGAACGCAAGAACAGCGATCCCCTGGAAATCTTCGAGAAAGCTCTCGACGCCATCGCTCCGCTGGTCGAAGTGAAGTCGCGCCGTGTAGGCGGTGCTACTTACCAGGTTCCGGTCGAAGTTCGTCCGTCCCGTCGTAACGCCCTGGCAATGCGCTGGTTGGTAGACTTCGCCCGCAAGCGCGGCGAGAAGTCTATGGCTCTGCGTTTGGCTGGCGAACTGTTGGACGCTGCTGAAGGTAAAGGTGCTGCAGTTAAGAAGCGTGAAGACGTGCACCGTATGGCTGAAGCCAACAAGGCTTTCTCGCACTACCGCTTCTAA
- the fusA gene encoding elongation factor G, translating to MARTTPINRYRNIGIVAHVDAGKTTTTERVLFYTGKSHKMGEVHDGAATTDWMVQEQERGITITSAAITAFWKGSEKQYKDEHRFNVIDTPGHVDFTIEVERSLRVLDGAVVVFCGTSGVEPQSETVWRQANKYGVPRLVYVNKMDRAGANFLRVIAQIKQRLGHTPVPIQLAIGSEDNFQGQIDLINMQAVYWNDADKGMVPVRKDIPAELLEEAEKWRGNMVEAAAEANEELMNKYLEGEELTNEEIKAALRQRTIAGEIVLAVCGSSFKNKGVPLVLDAVIDFLPAPTDIPAIKGTDPDDETVELERHADDNEPFSALAFKIATDPFVGTLTFVRVYSGVLNSGDGVINSVKGKKERVGRMVQMHANAREEIKEVRAGDIAALIGMKDVTTGETLCNGDKPIILVRMDFPEPVISVAVEPKTKDDQEKMGIALGKLAQEDPSFRVKTDEETGQTIISGMGELHLDILVDRMRREFNVEANIGKPQVSYRERITKNCEIEGKFVRQSGGRGQFGHCWIRFAPADEGQEGLQFVNEVVGGVVPKEYIPAIQKGIEEQMKNGVVAGYPLIGLKATVFDGSYHDVDSNEMAFKVAASMATKQLAQKGGGELLEPIMAVEVVTPEDYMGDVMGDLNRRRGMILGMEDTVSGKVIRAEVPLGEMFGYATDVRSMSQGRASYSMEFKKYNTAPSHIVETVTKKQG from the coding sequence ATGGCTCGTACTACACCGATTAACCGCTACCGTAACATCGGTATCGTCGCTCACGTGGATGCTGGTAAAACCACCACCACCGAGCGCGTCCTTTTTTACACCGGCAAAAGTCACAAGATGGGCGAGGTGCATGACGGCGCCGCGACCACCGACTGGATGGTGCAGGAGCAGGAGCGTGGTATTACCATTACTTCTGCTGCCATTACCGCCTTCTGGAAGGGTTCCGAGAAGCAGTACAAGGATGAGCACCGCTTCAACGTTATCGACACCCCGGGTCACGTAGACTTCACTATTGAAGTTGAACGTTCCCTGCGTGTACTCGACGGCGCTGTGGTTGTGTTCTGCGGCACCTCGGGTGTTGAGCCTCAGTCGGAAACCGTATGGCGTCAGGCCAACAAATACGGCGTTCCACGTCTTGTTTATGTGAACAAGATGGACCGTGCTGGCGCCAACTTCCTGCGCGTGATCGCTCAGATCAAGCAGCGTCTGGGTCACACTCCGGTGCCGATCCAGCTGGCTATCGGTTCCGAAGACAACTTCCAGGGTCAGATCGATCTGATCAACATGCAAGCGGTCTACTGGAATGATGCTGACAAGGGTATGGTTCCTGTTCGCAAGGACATCCCTGCAGAGTTGCTGGAAGAAGCCGAGAAGTGGCGTGGCAACATGGTTGAGGCTGCGGCCGAAGCCAACGAAGAGCTGATGAACAAGTACCTCGAGGGTGAAGAGCTCACCAACGAGGAAATCAAGGCTGCTCTGCGTCAGCGTACTATCGCTGGTGAGATCGTCCTGGCTGTTTGCGGTTCTTCCTTCAAGAACAAGGGTGTTCCCCTGGTTCTCGACGCCGTTATCGACTTCCTGCCTGCGCCAACCGACATTCCAGCCATCAAGGGTACCGACCCGGATGACGAGACTGTCGAGCTGGAGCGTCATGCAGACGACAACGAGCCGTTCTCGGCTCTGGCGTTCAAGATCGCTACCGACCCATTCGTGGGTACCTTGACCTTTGTCCGTGTTTACTCGGGCGTGTTGAACTCCGGCGACGGCGTGATCAACTCGGTAAAAGGCAAGAAAGAGCGCGTTGGTCGTATGGTGCAAATGCACGCAAACGCCCGCGAAGAGATCAAGGAAGTGCGCGCTGGCGACATCGCGGCCTTGATCGGCATGAAGGATGTCACCACTGGTGAGACTTTGTGCAACGGCGACAAGCCAATCATCCTGGTTCGCATGGACTTCCCGGAGCCGGTTATTTCGGTTGCCGTTGAGCCAAAAACCAAGGACGACCAGGAAAAAATGGGTATCGCTCTGGGCAAGCTTGCTCAGGAAGACCCGTCTTTCCGCGTCAAGACTGATGAAGAGACTGGTCAAACGATCATCTCTGGCATGGGCGAGCTGCACCTGGACATCCTGGTTGACCGGATGCGCCGTGAGTTCAACGTCGAAGCCAACATCGGTAAGCCTCAGGTTTCCTATCGTGAGCGCATCACGAAGAACTGTGAAATCGAAGGTAAGTTCGTTCGCCAGTCCGGCGGTCGTGGCCAGTTCGGCCACTGCTGGATCCGTTTTGCTCCTGCTGACGAAGGTCAGGAAGGTCTGCAATTCGTGAACGAAGTCGTAGGTGGTGTGGTTCCTAAGGAATACATCCCGGCGATCCAGAAGGGTATCGAAGAGCAGATGAAGAACGGCGTTGTTGCCGGCTATCCGCTGATCGGCCTGAAGGCGACCGTGTTCGATGGTTCTTACCATGACGTCGACTCCAACGAGATGGCGTTTAAGGTGGCTGCTTCCATGGCTACCAAGCAACTGGCCCAGAAGGGCGGTGGTGAGTTGCTTGAGCCAATCATGGCGGTAGAGGTCGTTACGCCTGAAGACTACATGGGTGATGTCATGGGCGACCTTAACCGTCGTCGTGGCATGATTCTGGGTATGGAAGATACGGTTTCCGGCAAGGTAATTCGTGCTGAGGTTCCGTTGGGTGAAATGTTCGGTTACGCGACCGACGTTCGTTCCATGTCTCAGGGTCGCGCAAGCTACTCTATGGAATTCAAAAAATACAATACAGCTCCGTCGCATATCGTCGAGACTGTTACCAAAAAACAAGGCTGA
- the rpoC gene encoding DNA-directed RNA polymerase subunit beta': protein MKDLLNLLKNQGQVEEFDAIRIGLASPEMIRSWSFGEVKKPETINYRTFKPERDGLFCAKIFGPVKDYECLCGKYKRLKHRGVICEKCGVEVALAKVRRERMAHIELASPVAHIWFLKSLPSRIGLLMDMTLRDIERVLYFESYVVIDPGMTTLEKGQLLNDEQYFEALEEFGDDFDARMGAEAVRELLHAIDLEHEIGRLREEIPQTNSETKIKKLSKRLKLMEAFQGSGNLPEWMVLTVLPVLPPDLRPLVPLDGGRFATSDLNDLYRRVINRNNRLKRLLDLSAPDIIVRNEKRMLQEAVDALLDNGRRGRAITGSNKRPLKSLADMIKGKQGRFRQNLLGKRVDYSGRSVITVGPTLRLHQCGLPKKMALELFKPFIFGKLEMRGLATTIKAAKKMVERELPEVWDVLAEVIREHPVLLNRAPTLHRLGIQAFEPVLIEGKAIQLHPLVCAAYNADFDGDQMAVHVPLTLEAQLEARALMMSTNNILSPANGEPIIVPSQDVVLGLYYMTREAINAKGEGRVFADLQEVDRVFRAGEAALHAKVKVRINETVNDRDGGSVTNTRIVDTTVGRALLFQVVPKGLSFDVVNLPMKKKAISKLINQCYRVVGLKETVIFADQLMYTGFAYSTISGVSIGVNDFVIPDEKARIIGAATEEVKEIESQYASGLVTQGEKYNKVIDLWSKANDEVSKAMMANLSKEKVIDRHGNEVDQESFNSMYMMADSGARGSAAQIRQLAGMRGLMAKPDGSIIETPITANFREGLSVLQYFISTHGARKGLADTALKTANSGYLTRRLVDVAQDLVVTEIDCGTEHGLLMTPHIEGGDVVEPLGERVLGRVIARDVFKPGTEDVIVPAGTLVDEKWVEFIELNSIDEVIVRSPISCETRYGICAKCYGRDLARGHQVNIGEAVGVIAAQSIGEPGTQLTMRTFHIGGAASRTSAADSVQVKNGGTVRLHNLKHVERVDGHLVAVSRSGELAIADDFGRERERYKLPYGAVISVKEGDKVDAGAIVAKWDPHTHPIVTEMKGTVTYVGMEEGITIKRQTDELTGMTNIEVLDAKDRPAAGKDIRPAVKMVDDNGKDLLLPGTDVIAQYFLPANALVGVADGAKIAIGDVIARIPQETSKTRDITGGLPRVADLFEARRPKEASILAEVSGTIAFGKETKGKRRLVITPNDGTDPYEELIPKWRHLNVFEGEQVNRGEVISDGPSDPHDILRLLGVSALAKYIVNEIQDVYRLQGVKINDKHIETILRQMLRKVEIAESGDSSFIKGDQMELTHVLVENERLGADDKFVSKFTRVLLGITKASLSTESFISAASFQETTRVLTEAAVTGKRDYLRGLKENVVVGRLIPAGTGLAYHSERKRRREADKPLRVSASEVEAALTEALNSSGN from the coding sequence TTGAAAGACCTACTGAATTTGCTGAAAAACCAGGGTCAAGTCGAAGAGTTCGACGCCATCCGTATTGGATTGGCCTCGCCTGAGATGATCCGTTCGTGGTCGTTCGGTGAAGTTAAAAAGCCGGAAACCATCAACTACCGTACGTTCAAACCCGAGCGTGACGGCCTGTTCTGCGCCAAGATCTTTGGCCCGGTCAAGGATTACGAGTGCCTGTGCGGTAAGTACAAGCGCTTGAAGCACCGTGGTGTTATCTGCGAGAAGTGCGGCGTTGAAGTCGCACTGGCAAAAGTTCGTCGTGAGCGCATGGCGCACATCGAGCTGGCCTCGCCAGTTGCCCACATCTGGTTCCTGAAATCGCTGCCGTCGCGTATCGGCCTGCTGATGGACATGACCCTGCGTGATATCGAACGCGTTCTCTACTTCGAGAGCTATGTCGTTATCGATCCAGGCATGACCACCCTTGAAAAAGGTCAGCTGCTCAACGACGAGCAGTACTTCGAAGCGCTGGAAGAGTTCGGCGACGATTTCGATGCCCGCATGGGTGCCGAAGCTGTCCGTGAGCTGCTGCACGCTATCGACCTGGAGCACGAGATTGGCCGTCTGCGCGAAGAAATTCCGCAAACCAACTCCGAAACCAAGATCAAGAAGCTGTCCAAGCGTCTGAAGTTGATGGAGGCCTTCCAGGGCTCCGGCAACCTGCCAGAGTGGATGGTGCTGACCGTTCTGCCGGTTCTGCCGCCAGACCTGCGTCCACTGGTTCCGCTCGATGGCGGTCGTTTCGCGACTTCCGACCTCAACGACCTGTATCGTCGAGTGATCAACCGTAACAACCGCTTGAAGCGCCTGCTTGATCTGTCCGCTCCGGACATCATCGTGCGCAACGAAAAGCGTATGTTGCAGGAAGCGGTCGACGCACTGCTCGACAACGGTCGTCGTGGCCGCGCTATCACCGGTTCCAACAAGCGTCCTCTGAAATCCCTGGCTGACATGATCAAGGGTAAGCAGGGTCGTTTCCGTCAGAACTTGCTCGGTAAGCGTGTTGACTACTCCGGTCGTTCGGTAATTACCGTAGGCCCGACCCTGCGTCTGCACCAGTGCGGTCTGCCTAAGAAAATGGCTCTGGAGCTGTTCAAGCCGTTCATTTTCGGCAAGCTGGAAATGCGTGGTCTCGCGACCACCATCAAAGCCGCCAAGAAAATGGTCGAGCGCGAGCTGCCAGAGGTCTGGGACGTTCTCGCTGAAGTGATTCGCGAACACCCAGTGCTGCTCAACCGTGCACCGACCCTTCACCGTCTGGGTATCCAGGCGTTTGAACCGGTACTGATCGAAGGTAAGGCTATCCAGCTGCACCCGCTGGTCTGTGCTGCGTACAACGCCGACTTCGACGGCGACCAAATGGCCGTGCACGTACCGCTGACGCTGGAAGCCCAGCTCGAAGCGCGTGCGTTGATGATGTCGACCAACAACATCCTGTCGCCAGCCAACGGTGAGCCAATCATCGTTCCGTCGCAGGACGTTGTATTGGGTCTGTACTACATGACGCGTGAAGCGATCAACGCCAAGGGCGAAGGTCGTGTGTTCGCGGATCTGCAGGAAGTTGACCGTGTGTTCCGTGCCGGCGAAGCCGCACTGCACGCCAAGGTCAAGGTGCGGATCAACGAAACCGTGAACGATCGTGACGGCGGCAGCGTGACCAACACTCGTATCGTCGACACTACCGTCGGCCGTGCGCTGTTGTTCCAGGTTGTGCCAAAAGGTCTGTCCTTCGACGTCGTCAACCTGCCGATGAAGAAAAAGGCGATCTCCAAGCTGATCAACCAGTGCTACCGCGTGGTTGGTCTGAAAGAGACCGTGATCTTCGCTGACCAGTTGATGTACACCGGTTTTGCCTATTCGACCATTTCCGGCGTTTCCATCGGTGTTAACGACTTCGTTATCCCGGATGAAAAAGCCCGCATCATCGGTGCTGCCACCGAAGAAGTGAAAGAGATCGAAAGTCAGTACGCCTCCGGCCTGGTAACCCAGGGCGAGAAGTACAACAAGGTGATCGACCTCTGGTCCAAGGCGAACGACGAAGTTTCCAAGGCGATGATGGCCAACCTCTCGAAAGAGAAAGTCATCGACCGTCATGGCAACGAAGTCGACCAGGAATCGTTCAACTCGATGTACATGATGGCCGACTCGGGCGCACGGGGTTCTGCTGCGCAGATCCGTCAGCTCGCCGGTATGCGTGGCCTGATGGCCAAGCCGGACGGCTCCATCATCGAGACCCCGATTACCGCGAACTTCCGTGAAGGTTTGAGCGTACTCCAGTACTTCATCTCCACTCACGGTGCTCGTAAGGGTCTTGCGGATACCGCGTTGAAAACGGCGAACTCCGGTTACCTGACTCGTCGTCTGGTAGACGTTGCCCAGGATCTGGTCGTGACCGAGATCGATTGCGGCACCGAACATGGCTTGCTGATGACTCCGCACATTGAAGGCGGTGACGTTGTAGAGCCATTGGGTGAGCGCGTATTGGGTCGTGTCATCGCCCGTGACGTATTCAAGCCAGGTACCGAGGACGTCATCGTTCCTGCCGGTACCCTGGTGGACGAGAAGTGGGTCGAGTTCATTGAACTCAACAGCATCGACGAAGTGATCGTACGTTCGCCGATCAGCTGCGAAACTCGCTACGGCATCTGCGCCAAGTGCTACGGTCGCGACCTGGCTCGTGGTCATCAGGTGAACATCGGTGAAGCGGTCGGCGTTATCGCTGCCCAGTCCATCGGTGAGCCGGGTACCCAGCTGACGATGCGTACGTTCCACATCGGTGGTGCGGCAAGCCGGACCTCCGCGGCCGACAGCGTTCAGGTGAAGAATGGCGGTACCGTCCGTCTGCACAACCTGAAGCACGTTGAGCGTGTTGATGGTCACCTGGTAGCGGTGTCCCGTTCCGGTGAGCTGGCGATCGCTGATGACTTCGGTCGTGAGCGCGAGCGTTACAAGCTGCCGTATGGTGCCGTGATTTCGGTGAAGGAAGGTGACAAGGTCGACGCTGGCGCTATCGTGGCCAAGTGGGATCCGCACACTCACCCGATCGTTACCGAAATGAAAGGTACCGTGACCTACGTGGGCATGGAAGAAGGCATCACGATCAAGCGTCAGACCGACGAATTGACCGGTATGACCAACATTGAAGTACTCGACGCCAAAGATCGTCCAGCTGCTGGTAAAGACATCCGTCCTGCCGTGAAGATGGTCGACGACAACGGCAAGGATCTGTTGCTGCCAGGCACTGACGTAATCGCTCAGTACTTCCTGCCAGCCAACGCCCTGGTCGGTGTTGCGGATGGTGCGAAGATCGCGATCGGTGACGTTATCGCGCGTATCCCGCAAGAAACGTCGAAGACCCGTGACATCACCGGTGGTCTGCCACGCGTTGCTGACTTGTTCGAAGCGCGTCGTCCGAAAGAAGCCTCGATTCTGGCTGAAGTCAGCGGCACCATCGCGTTCGGCAAAGAGACCAAGGGCAAGCGTCGTCTGGTCATTACCCCGAACGACGGCACTGATCCGTACGAAGAGCTGATTCCAAAGTGGCGCCACCTGAACGTCTTCGAAGGCGAACAGGTAAACCGCGGCGAAGTGATCTCCGACGGCCCAAGCGACCCGCACGATATCCTGCGTCTGCTGGGTGTGAGTGCGCTGGCCAAGTACATCGTGAACGAGATCCAGGACGTTTACCGCCTGCAAGGCGTGAAGATCAACGACAAGCACATCGAGACCATCCTGCGTCAGATGCTGCGTAAAGTTGAAATCGCTGAATCCGGCGACTCCAGTTTCATCAAGGGCGACCAGATGGAACTGACTCACGTACTGGTGGAAAACGAGCGTTTGGGCGCGGACGACAAGTTTGTCTCCAAGTTCACCCGCGTGCTGCTGGGTATCACCAAGGCGTCGTTGTCCACCGAATCGTTCATCTCGGCGGCTTCCTTCCAGGAAACCACCCGTGTACTGACCGAAGCGGCGGTAACCGGCAAGCGCGATTACCTGCGCGGCCTGAAAGAAAACGTGGTCGTGGGTCGTCTGATCCCGGCCGGTACCGGTTTGGCCTATCACAGCGAACGCAAGCGTCGCCGCGAAGCAGACAAGCCGTTGCGCGTAAGCGCCAGTGAAGTGGAAGCTGCACTGACCGAAGCACTGAACTCGAGCGGTAACTGA
- the rpsL gene encoding 30S ribosomal protein S12 has protein sequence MATINQLVRQPRKRIVEKSDVPALQNCPQRRGVCTRVYTTTPKKPNSALRKVCRVRLTNGFEVSSYIGGEGHNLQEHSVVLIRGGRVKDLPGVRYHTVRGSLDTSGVKGRNQGRSKYGTKRPK, from the coding sequence ATGGCAACTATCAACCAGCTGGTACGTCAGCCGCGTAAGCGTATCGTCGAGAAATCCGACGTGCCTGCGCTGCAGAACTGCCCGCAACGTCGTGGCGTATGCACCCGTGTGTATACCACCACGCCGAAAAAACCTAACTCGGCACTGCGTAAAGTATGCCGTGTGCGTCTGACCAACGGTTTCGAGGTTTCCTCGTACATCGGCGGTGAAGGCCACAACCTGCAAGAGCACAGCGTGGTCCTGATCCGCGGCGGTCGTGTAAAAGACTTGCCAGGTGTTCGTTACCACACCGTTCGCGGTTCTTTGGATACCTCCGGCGTTAAAGGTCGTAACCAGGGTCGCTCGAAGTACGGTACCAAGCGTCCGAAATAA